Genomic window (Bacillota bacterium):
TCTACCGGACCCTCTTCGACGTGGTCGGGGTGGGCGAGGGGATCCGGCAGGCCGTCTTCTTTTGGGACAAGGGGCGGTTCGTCACCCCCTGGAGCCGCTTCGACGTCGTCAAGGACCTCGGCATGGCGGTCGCCGGACGCGATCTGGCCGCCGTCGACACCGTGGTCGGCATGATGTTCGGCCAGAACCTGACCATGCGAACGGCAATCAAGCTGGCCGAGGAGAAGTTCGGGGAGCTGGATCCGGAGGCCCTCGGAGAGCCGCCCCTGTTGGTCGATGTGAGAGATGAGGACTGGATCGGCCCCCTCGAGGCCCAGGGTCGGATCGTCAGCGAGCCGGCCTGAACTGAATGACAGGCCGGCGGGCCCGGGCGGGCAAATCCGCCGGGGCCTGTTCCTGTTGAAGGTGCACCCTGCCTGTCCCCAGAATAGTGTTAGTGGGGTCACCGGATCGACCGGTGCCCCTGTATGGGAGCGGTACGGGCCGAGGCAGAGTATTAGCCGAACGATGATCGAGGAGAAGCCGGTGGCGCTGGGAACCACTTGGCCGGCTCCCGAGATGTCTGACGAGGAGGTCGACGATGGTTGGGCCGATCGCGCGCGGATAAGACCCCGGTTGGTAGCGGGATCACTCTCCGTCCAGTCACGCTGGCGGATCTGGACTGTTTCAAGACTTGGTGGGCCGAACCGGAAGCCAACCGGCTGGACTCGGGAGTCGCCCGGGAGGCCCCCGGCGGGCACTTCCTGGATGAGATCGGCCGGCTGATCATTGGCGGCGGGCTCCCCACATGGCGGATGGTTGAAGCCGAGGGAGCCGGTCCGGTCGGATACGCCCTCTATCGCGGCTACGACCGGGTCGGCAAGAGCGCCGAGATGGCCATCCGGATTGGTCTCGAGCATTGGGGAAAGGGCTACGGAACGGCGGCTACCCGTCTGCTCCTTGATTATTTGTTCGAGACCCTGAGGGTCAGACGGGTCTGGTTGGAAGTCGTCGACTTCAACGAGCGGGCCATCAGGATGTACCGCAAGGTCGGTTTTCGCGAGACGTCCAGAATCCCGGCCCAGGGCGATCGGCCAGGCATCGTGACCATGGAGGTCAGGCGATCGTCGCCATCGGACCGGCGCAGGATCGTCTAGGCCTTCCGCCGGGCGCCGAGACGGGCCGTTGGATGGCCTCGCCCGCATAACCCCTCGCGACCGCGGGCATACCAAGCCCGGAAAGAAATGGGCAGTCTGCCCGCGGGGGGGGAGCTTCATGGACCGAGGCCGGCAAGAGAAAGGCCGCGAAGAGAAGCCCGAGGAGAAGAGGGCCTTCGAGGCCAAGGAGCGCCGCGTCGCCAGGGAGACCAAGGACGAGACCGGCCGCGAGAAGAACGAGTCCAACGAAGAAGTCGAAATGCGCAACATCGCCGCCG
Coding sequences:
- a CDS encoding GNAT family N-acetyltransferase produces the protein MGRSRADKTPVGSGITLRPVTLADLDCFKTWWAEPEANRLDSGVAREAPGGHFLDEIGRLIIGGGLPTWRMVEAEGAGPVGYALYRGYDRVGKSAEMAIRIGLEHWGKGYGTAATRLLLDYLFETLRVRRVWLEVVDFNERAIRMYRKVGFRETSRIPAQGDRPGIVTMEVRRSSPSDRRRIV